The sequence ACGGAGCCGCACTTGCGGCCCCGTCCCCAACTACCGAACCGACAGGGCCTGGCTTACGAACCGCTGACCAGCGTCAGGATGGTCGCAGTCTTGCCGAAGCCGGTGATGCTGTAGCCGACGTTCACGCCGCCCTGCACCACGGCCACGATGCCGACTTCGCCCGGGTTCGCAGCGGCCGCAGCAAAGCGGGGCTCGCTGGGGTTGCCGTCGAACGCGTTGTCCAGGAGGTTGCCGCCCGGGAGCAGGGGCTGCAGGTCAGCACCGGCGTCCGAGTAGATGCCGTCGTTGCGGACAGCGAAGTCCTCGGCAGCCAGCTGCACGGTGTGGGCCGCGCCCTTGACCTTGGCTTCCTTCGCACGATCCTGCATGCTGATGAAGTTGGGGATCGCGATGGCGGCCAGGATACCGATGATGACCACGACGATCATGAGCTCGATCAGGGTGAATCCTTTGCGATTCAGCATTGTCCGTCTCCTTGGACAGGGGCCCATGGGCCCTCGTGCGCTTGCCGGATTGAGCCGGCACTCTTGTGGCTGTGTACGGCGCTTCCTCTTTGCAACGGCCGTGCCATTTGTCAGTGGCGGCGGCTCGTTTTGTAACCTGCATGGGGACTGCCGGTTACGCGATCAGCGGAAGCGCTCCCCAGCGCCCGGCCACCTCGTCACCCTGCACATTGCCCGCGGTGGCCGGAACGGACCGTGCAGTCTCGAACCCGGAACGACCGTTCAGGACACGACCGTTTCGGGTTCCGGCGCGAACCGTGCGGCGTCCGACTCGTCCTGCTCGCGCAGCTGGTCGTCGATCGCCGCGAGGAGTTCCTCGCCGGCAGTGCCCGCCAATTCCTCGGCCAGCGCCTGCGCATCATCATCGTCCTGGACCCCGTACTTCTTTAGCTTTCGATAGAGTGTCGAGGCGTTGATCCCCAGGATGTCCGCCGTCTGCTTGCGCGCCCGGCCGGTGCCGTCGAGCACCGACAGGATGTGCGCCTTCTCCAGTTCCTCGAGCGTCCACGGCCCGCCCACGGCCAGGTGCCCGCCGGTGGACGGTCCGGCCTGCGCATCGGCGATGAAGGCCGGCAGGTCGCGCACCGTGATGCGGGTGCCTTCGCGGATGATGCTCGCCCGCTCGATCACGTTCTCCAGCTCGCGCACATTGCCGGGCCACTCGTAGGCCTGCAGGGCACGCAGCGCGCTGTCGTCGAGGATGGATGCCAGCGGCCCCACGTACTCGCCGGCGCAGCAGCGCTTGAGGAAATGGTCGACCAGCAGCGGGACGTCGTCGACGCGGTCGCGCAGCGGCGGCAGGTTCAGCGGGATGACGTTCAGGCGGTAGTAGAGGTCGGTGCGGAAGTTGCCGCGTGCGACCTCGTCCTCCAGATCGCGGTTCGTCGCTGCGATAACGCGCACGTTCACCTTGACGGGACTGCTGCTGCCCACGGGATAGATCTCTCGCTCCTGCAGCATGCGCAGCAGCTTCACCTGGATGGCGTGCGGTGTCTCGCCGATCTCGTCCAGGAAGATGGTGCCGTTCTCGGCCTGCCGGCAGAAGCCGTCGTGGTCGCGGTCGGCGCCGGTGAACGAGCCCTTCACATGGCCGAAGAGCTGGCTCTCGAGCAGCGTCTCGGGAATGGCGCCGCAGTTGATGGCGACGAACGTCTCGTTGGCGCGGTCCGAGCGCTGGTGGATCGACTGCGCGATCAGCTCCTTGCCCGTGCCGCTCTCGCCGTTGATCAGGATCGTGGCCGTGGTCGAGGCGATCTTGTCGACCATCTTGAACACCGAACGCATGCGCGGGCTCTGGCCGATGATCGACTTCGTGCTTTTCTTCTTCGACAGCTCGCGGCGCAGTTCCTGGTTCTCGGTCTTGGCCTGGCGCAGCGCCAGCGCGTTGCGCACGACGATCTTGATCTCGTCGTTCTTGCAGTGCTTCTGCAGGTAGCTGAAGGCGCCCAGGTTGACGGCGTCGATCGCCGACTGCTCGCTCGCATAGGCGGTCATGATCACCACGGGCGTCGTGGGGTCGATGGCCTTGATCCCCTTGAGCAACTGGATGCCGTCCATCTTCGGCATCTGGATATCGGTCATCACCAGGTCGGCCGGCTCTTCCCCGATGGCCTTGAGGGCCTCGGCGCCCGAATGGGCGGTGCGCACGGTGTAGCCTTCCTTGCGCAGGAGGATCGACAGGTACTGGCACATGGAGTCTTCGTCATCAACGACCAGGATGCGGCCCAGAGGCATGGGAGCTCTCCTCGGTGGTGGTCCAACTGCCGGGCGAAATGCAGCGTTGGGTTCGATATCGACCGCATTGCGCGTTGCTTTATGATCTTTTCAATGATTTTTGCACTTCGTGATGCATGGTACCGGCCCGCGAGCGGGCAGCGTGCGGATCGCCGGCGATGGGTCGGAGGAACCAGCGCCCCGGGCTCAGACGGGCAGCAGTTCTTCCAGGGGCTGAGCCGCCGGCGTGGCCACGGCGGCCGCCTCGCCCGGCAGGGCGGCACGCGGCCAGCGGACCCGGAAGATGGCGCCGCCGCCGGGCGCGTCCTCGGCCCGGACCGTGCCCCCGTGCCCGGCCGCGATGCGCGCGACCACCGACAGGCCCAGCCCGGTGCCGCCTTCCTTGGTCGTCTTGAAAGGCAGGAAGAGGTTGTCGCGGATGTCGGCCTCGATGCCGGGGCCGTCGTCGGTGACCGTCAGCTCGAAGGTCTCGCCGCCCTCGACCAGGTACAGCGCCACGCGCAGGCGCCCCTGGTAACGCATCGCCTCGCAGGCGTTGATGGCCAGGTTCAGGGCGAGCTGGGTCAGCTGGCCGGGATCCGCCACCAGCTCGAGATCGGGCGGCGTGACTTCGGCCGTGATGCGGACGTCGCCGCGCGCGGCAGCGACATGTTGCCGCACCAGCAACAGCATTTCGTCGCGGAACGACGAGGCAGCGAAGCGGCGCCGCGCCACCGGCCGCATGCGCGAGTAGCCGAGGAAGTCGTTGATGATCGAGTTGACGCGGTTGCTCTCCTTCAGCACGAGCTCGAACAGCTGGCGCTGGTAGCCCTCCAGCTCGAGTTCGCCCGAGAGCATTTCCACCGAACCGCGGATGCTCGCCAGCGGATTGCGGATTTCGTGCGCGATGCTCGCCGCCAGTTCACCGATGGCCGCCAGACGGTCGGTCTCGCGCCGCCGGGCGACGAGTTCCTTCTCCTGCGTCAGGTCGGTGAAGACGGCCACCGCGCCGGTCACCTCGCCGCGCGCGCCCGTCACATGGCTGACGTTGAGCCCGATCGGAACCGCGTGGCCGCGCCTGACCAGCGAGATCTCGCCGCGGGCCACCGCCGCGCCGCCGGCGGCAACCGGCAGGATGACCTGCGCCAATGCGTCAAGGCCGCCATCGACCAGGGTCCCGAGAGGAGCCCCGAGCAGTTGCGTGTCCTCGTAGCCCAGGATGCGGCAGCAGGCCGGATTGGCCCGGGTGATGAGCCCGCGCGTATCGACGGTCAGCAATCCGCTGCGCAGGCAGTCGAGGATGTCGCGCACTTCGCGTCGCGCCTGCTCGGCCTGGCGCTGGCTTCGGGCGTGCTCGCGCCGCCTCCGTTCCAGGCGCTCCGAGAGATCGCCGCTGATCATGCCGACGACGACGAACAGCGACATGTGCAGCGCGGTAATCAGCACCGGCCAGCCCGAGTGGAAATCGAGGCCCGGCTGGCGGCCCGCAGCGAGCCAGCCCAATGCCAACCCGAAGTGGCCGCCTCCGACAAGCGCCGCCGCGGTGCCCGCGATAGCCAGTGCCCAACGCCGGTCGAGGTAGTAGGCAGCGAACATGATCGGGACGCAGAACGCGAGCGGGATAGCGGAATACGGGCCCCCGGTGAAGTGCACCAGCAGCCCCAGCGCCACCGCGTCGGATGTGATCTGGAGCACCAGCAGCGGACGCTGGGACGCCCCCGCCACCGAGGCGGCCCAGCTGACGGCCAGCGACGTGCCCAGCAGGCCGAGGGAGGCCAGCACGCCGGGTCGCGAGACCTCGGCAACGCCGACAAGCCCCGCCACCACCGTGATGACCGCGAGGACGGACGCCATCAGCAGTCGCCACCGCAGAAGCCGGGCGGCCGGGTCCCGACGCCCGCCGTCTTCGGCCGGCGCCGCGGCCCGGCCGCCGCGATCGTGCTCCGACAAGGTCAGCCCCCCACCACGCTCGACATCTTGAACATGGGCAGGTACATGGCCACGAGCATGCCGCCGACCATCGTGCCCATGACGACGATCATGATCGGTTCGATGGCCGCAGTCAGGGCATCGACGGCCGCGTCGACCTCGTCGTCGTAGAAGTCGGCGATCTTCGCCAGCATCTCGTCGAGGGCGCCGGTCTGCTCGCCGATGCCGATCATCTGGACGACCATCGGCGGGAACACGCCGCTTTCGCGCAACGGCTGGGCGATCGTCTCACCCTGGCTGATGCTCTTGGCGGTGGCCTCGATGGCCTCCTGCATCACCTTGTTGCCGGCCGTCTTGGCCGTGATCTCGAGGCCCTGGAGGATCGGCACGCCAGAGCCGATCAGGGTGCCCAGGGTGCGCGTGAAGCGCGCCACGGACGACTTCAGCACGACGTTGCCGATGATGGGGATCCGCATCGCCAGGCGGTCGGTGTTGCGCCGGCCGTTGTTGGTGGCGCGGTAGCGCTTGAAGAGCCAGGTCAGGGCGAAGGCGCCGCCGGCCAGGGCCCACCAGTAGGCCCGGATGAAGTCGGAGATGCCCATGACGATGCGCGTAGGCGCCGGCAGCGTGCCGCCGAAGTCAGAGAACATCTTGGCGAACACCGGGATCACGAACATGAGCATGAAGATGCAGGCACCGCCGGCCACGGTCAGCACGATGACCGGGTAAGTCATGGCGCCCTTGACCTTCCTCTGCAGCGCGTCGGCCTTCTCGAGGAAGATTGCCAGCCGGCTCAGGATCACGTCGAGGATACCACCGGCCTCGCCTGCCGCGATCATGTTCGAGTAGAGGTCGGAGAACACCCGCGGGTGCTTCTGCAGGGCCTCGGCCAGGGTCGAGCCGCTCTCCACGTCGGAGGTCACCTGCAGCACGACTTCCTTGAAGTGCGGCTTGTCCAGCTGGCGGCCCAGCACGTCCAGGCACTGCACCAGGGGCAGGCCGGCGTTGACCATGGTCGCGAACTGGCGCGTGAAGACCGACAGGTCCTTGACGCTGACGCCTTTCTTCTTGAACAGCCCGCCCATCGGCGCGGACTTCTGCTTCTTGCGCACCGAGACGATGACCAGGCGGCGCTTCCGCAGGTATTCACTGACGGCGGCCTTGTCCACCGCCTCGTACTCGCCTGACAGGACCTCGCCCTTGGCGGTCTTGCCGGTCCACTGGAACACGGTCGTCGAGCTCACGGGTGCCTCCCCTTCTGGCCTAGCGGACGCCGGCGGGTTCGCCGAGCATCTGCAGGAGTTCGCCCACATCGCCGCTGCGGCTGAGGGCCTCGTCCATCGTGATCCACTTGTTCACAACCGCCTGGTGCAGCGACTGATTCATCGTCTGCATGCCGTGCTTCTGGCCGGCCTGCATCAGGCCGTAGATCTGGTGCACCTTGTCGTCGCGCACGAGGGCCTTGATGGCCGGGGTGCAGACCATGATCTCCAGCGCCAGCACGCGGCCGGAGCCCTTGGCGCGCGGGATCAACTGCTGCGTCATCACGCCGGAGAGGCAGAACGAGAGCTGCGAGCGGATCTGGTTCTGCTGGCCGTTCGGGAACACGTCCACGATGCGGTTGATGGTCTCAAAGGTGCTGTTCGTGTGCAGCGTCGCCAGGGCCAGGTGACCGGTCTCGGCGATGGTCAGCGCAGCCGAAATCGTCTCGCGGTCGCGCATCTCACCGATCAGGATCACGTCTGGATCCTGGCGCAGCACGTACTTCAGCGCGTCGGGAAAGCTCTTGGTGTCGCTGTTGACCTCGCGCTGGTTCACGACGCAGCCCTTGTGCTGGTGCACGAACTCGATCGGGTCCTCGATCGTGATGATGTGGCCCTTGCGCACGGTATTGATGGTGTCGACCATGGTCGCCAGCGTGGTCGACTTGCCGCTGCCGGTGGGGCCGGTGACCAGCACCAGGCCCTGGTTCCTGTTGATCAGCTGGCGGCAGATCGGGGGCAGTCCCAGCTGGTCGAAGGTGTGGATCTGGTAGGGAATCTGCCGCAGCACCATGGCCGTGACGCCGCGCTGCTGGAAGACGTTCGCGCGGAAGCGGCTGATGCCCTGCACCCCGAACGAGAAGTCCAGCTCGTGGTCGTTCTCGAACCGCTTCTTCTGTTCGTCGTTCAGGATGCTGTAGGCAAGCCGGCGCGTGTCGTCCCCGGTCAGCGTGGGGAACTGCGTTGCGGCCATGTTTCCGTCGATGCGGTACTGGGGCGACAGTCCCGCCGTGATATGAAGATCGCTGGCCCCCTTGGCCACCATTTCCTCGAGCAGTTCGCGCATGCCAAGCACTGTCGGTTCCTCCCGCCGGGGTGATTCGGCGATGCCGCTAGTCGGTGACTGCGGTTTCGCGAAGGATCTCCTCGATCGTCGTGACGCCCTTGCGGACCTTGATCAGGCCGTCCTGCCGCAGGGTCAGCATCCCCTGCGACACGGCCATGCGCCTCAACTCGGTGGTCGAGGCGCGGTCGAGGATCAGTTCCCGCAGTTCCGAAGTGATCGGCATGATCTCGTAGAGACCCTGCCGACCCGCATATCCCGTGCCCGAGCAGTGGTCGCAGCCGCGGCCGTGGAACACCGGGGTATCAGGAGGAAGCCCGACGTCCGTCAGGGCCTCCTCGGAAAGCCTGAGCTCCTCCTTGCAGTTCTTGCAGATGCGGCGCACCAGGCGCTGCGCGGCAATCAGCAAGGTCGACGACGCCACCAGGAAGGGCTCGATGCCCATGTCGATCATGCGGTTGATCGTGCTGGGGGCGTCGTTGGTGTGCAGCGTGGAGAGCACGAGGTGGCCCGTGAGGGCCGCCTTGGTGGCGATGCCGCCGGTCTCCAGGTCGCGGATCTCACCGACCATGATGATGTTCGGATCCTGCCGCAGGAAGGCCTTCAGCGCCGAGGCGAACGTCAGGCCAACTTCGTCGCGGACCTGCACCTGGTTGATGCCCTCGATGTTGTACTCGACCGGGTCCTCGGCCGTCATGATGTTGGTCTCGGGCCGGTTCAGCTTCGACAGGCACGAGTACAGCGTCGTGGTCTTGCCCGAGCCGGTGGGGCCGGTGACGAGCACCATGCCGAACGGCTGCGAGATCGCCTTGTAGATGTCGTCGATCGCCTTGCGTTCCATGCCGAAATCGGCCAGGTCGAGATTGAGGTTCCCCTTGTCGAGGATACGCATCACGACCTTCTCGCCGAAGATGCAGGGCAGCGTCGAGACGCGCAGGTCGATCTTCTTGGTCAGCACCTTGAGCTTGATGCGGCCGTCCTGCGGGATGCGGCGCTCGGCGATGTCCAGGTCGGCCATGATCTTCAGGCGCGAGATGATCGCATTGCGCAGCTTGACCGGCGGCTCCATCACTTCCTGCAGCACGCCGTCCACACGGTAGCGCACGCGAAGGTTCTTCTCGTAGGGCTCGATGTGGATATCGCTGGCACCCATCTTGACGGCTTCCGCAAGCAGGGTATTGACCAGCTTGACCACCGGGGCGT comes from bacterium and encodes:
- a CDS encoding PAS domain S-box protein, coding for MASVLAVITVVAGLVGVAEVSRPGVLASLGLLGTSLAVSWAASVAGASQRPLLVLQITSDAVALGLLVHFTGGPYSAIPLAFCVPIMFAAYYLDRRWALAIAGTAAALVGGGHFGLALGWLAAGRQPGLDFHSGWPVLITALHMSLFVVVGMISGDLSERLERRRREHARSQRQAEQARREVRDILDCLRSGLLTVDTRGLITRANPACCRILGYEDTQLLGAPLGTLVDGGLDALAQVILPVAAGGAAVARGEISLVRRGHAVPIGLNVSHVTGARGEVTGAVAVFTDLTQEKELVARRRETDRLAAIGELAASIAHEIRNPLASIRGSVEMLSGELELEGYQRQLFELVLKESNRVNSIINDFLGYSRMRPVARRRFAASSFRDEMLLLVRQHVAAARGDVRITAEVTPPDLELVADPGQLTQLALNLAINACEAMRYQGRLRVALYLVEGGETFELTVTDDGPGIEADIRDNLFLPFKTTKEGGTGLGLSVVARIAAGHGGTVRAEDAPGGGAIFRVRWPRAALPGEAAAVATPAAQPLEELLPV
- a CDS encoding type II secretion system F family protein, encoding MWANSCRCSANPPASARPEGEAPVSSTTVFQWTGKTAKGEVLSGEYEAVDKAAVSEYLRKRRLVIVSVRKKQKSAPMGGLFKKKGVSVKDLSVFTRQFATMVNAGLPLVQCLDVLGRQLDKPHFKEVVLQVTSDVESGSTLAEALQKHPRVFSDLYSNMIAAGEAGGILDVILSRLAIFLEKADALQRKVKGAMTYPVIVLTVAGGACIFMLMFVIPVFAKMFSDFGGTLPAPTRIVMGISDFIRAYWWALAGGAFALTWLFKRYRATNNGRRNTDRLAMRIPIIGNVVLKSSVARFTRTLGTLIGSGVPILQGLEITAKTAGNKVMQEAIEATAKSISQGETIAQPLRESGVFPPMVVQMIGIGEQTGALDEMLAKIADFYDDEVDAAVDALTAAIEPIMIVVMGTMVGGMLVAMYLPMFKMSSVVGG
- the pilB gene encoding type IV-A pilus assembly ATPase PilB, translated to MNTGTPTAPRDKIATQLLEAKLIDEAGLARAKEIQKKDGGSLGQALVRAGAIDESAYIVFIGKHYNLPVVDLQKADIATECLDLIPADVAAKFQVLPIARRGRVLTVAMANPSNIFAIDDIKFITGLDVQPAVAGEMAIKKAIDKYYATTDSLASIMEGMEDDIEIVADSDDDDISGQEGQHAPVVKLVNTLLAEAVKMGASDIHIEPYEKNLRVRYRVDGVLQEVMEPPVKLRNAIISRLKIMADLDIAERRIPQDGRIKLKVLTKKIDLRVSTLPCIFGEKVVMRILDKGNLNLDLADFGMERKAIDDIYKAISQPFGMVLVTGPTGSGKTTTLYSCLSKLNRPETNIMTAEDPVEYNIEGINQVQVRDEVGLTFASALKAFLRQDPNIIMVGEIRDLETGGIATKAALTGHLVLSTLHTNDAPSTINRMIDMGIEPFLVASSTLLIAAQRLVRRICKNCKEELRLSEEALTDVGLPPDTPVFHGRGCDHCSGTGYAGRQGLYEIMPITSELRELILDRASTTELRRMAVSQGMLTLRQDGLIKVRKGVTTIEEILRETAVTD
- a CDS encoding sigma-54-dependent Fis family transcriptional regulator; amino-acid sequence: MPLGRILVVDDEDSMCQYLSILLRKEGYTVRTAHSGAEALKAIGEEPADLVMTDIQMPKMDGIQLLKGIKAIDPTTPVVIMTAYASEQSAIDAVNLGAFSYLQKHCKNDEIKIVVRNALALRQAKTENQELRRELSKKKSTKSIIGQSPRMRSVFKMVDKIASTTATILINGESGTGKELIAQSIHQRSDRANETFVAINCGAIPETLLESQLFGHVKGSFTGADRDHDGFCRQAENGTIFLDEIGETPHAIQVKLLRMLQEREIYPVGSSSPVKVNVRVIAATNRDLEDEVARGNFRTDLYYRLNVIPLNLPPLRDRVDDVPLLVDHFLKRCCAGEYVGPLASILDDSALRALQAYEWPGNVRELENVIERASIIREGTRITVRDLPAFIADAQAGPSTGGHLAVGGPWTLEELEKAHILSVLDGTGRARKQTADILGINASTLYRKLKKYGVQDDDDAQALAEELAGTAGEELLAAIDDQLREQDESDAARFAPEPETVVS
- a CDS encoding type IV pilus twitching motility protein PilT; its protein translation is MLGMRELLEEMVAKGASDLHITAGLSPQYRIDGNMAATQFPTLTGDDTRRLAYSILNDEQKKRFENDHELDFSFGVQGISRFRANVFQQRGVTAMVLRQIPYQIHTFDQLGLPPICRQLINRNQGLVLVTGPTGSGKSTTLATMVDTINTVRKGHIITIEDPIEFVHQHKGCVVNQREVNSDTKSFPDALKYVLRQDPDVILIGEMRDRETISAALTIAETGHLALATLHTNSTFETINRIVDVFPNGQQNQIRSQLSFCLSGVMTQQLIPRAKGSGRVLALEIMVCTPAIKALVRDDKVHQIYGLMQAGQKHGMQTMNQSLHQAVVNKWITMDEALSRSGDVGELLQMLGEPAGVR
- a CDS encoding prepilin-type N-terminal cleavage/methylation domain-containing protein codes for the protein MLNRKGFTLIELMIVVVIIGILAAIAIPNFISMQDRAKEAKVKGAAHTVQLAAEDFAVRNDGIYSDAGADLQPLLPGGNLLDNAFDGNPSEPRFAAAAANPGEVGIVAVVQGGVNVGYSITGFGKTATILTLVSGS